TTGTTCCACCCAGTGTGCATGTTTCTGGAGGGTCCGGATGTCGATATCCAATGAATGTGCCGCCTCGTTGAGAGAATCACATTCTGCGATGCGTTTCTGGGCAACCGCACGTAGAATTTCATGCTGATTCATATCTGTTATGTTGAGAAGTTCCCTGTTTTCGTCTGCCGTTGTGATATGAGAAGTTTGGAAATTACGCCAGAGTTCCGCGAGATGCGTTGAAAGTTCATGTATGATTGTCTGCTGGACCTCTGCTGGGAGCGTTTTCCAGAGAGAGAGCAGCGTTTGGACAAATTCCGGGTGGATAGATGTGTGTGCTTTTGGCGTCGGTGCGGCCTCAGATTTCTCTGAAACTGGGACGGTGAAAAAATTGTAGGGAAAATCTTTGATCTCAAGTTTGTCGGTTGTCGCCAGTGCGATAGCGGTTCTCACAGTGCTTCTGAGTTGTCGGATATTGCCGGGCCACGCGGCTTGTTCCAGACGGGCAAGCGCCTCTGATGTAATCCCTATAACACCTTTTCCACGTTTAGGCGTGAATGCATGAATAAAAGCGTCAACCAAAGGAGAAATATCTTCTGCCCGCTCTCGGAGGGGGGGAACGTGCAGCGTCATGTCCATAAGCCGGTAATAGAGGTCGGCTCTAAACTCTGTTTTCAAAACGGCTTCCCCAATATTCCTGTTTGTTGCGGCGATCACCTGAAAATCAGCCTCCAATTTTTCGTTCCCACCGATCCGTGTGAAAGTTTGTGTATCCAAAACCCGGAGCATCATTCGCTGCGCCTCCGCGGACATCTCGGTCACCTCATCTAAAAAGAGGAACCCCCCGTTGACCCTTTCAAAGGCGCCTGTGCGTTGATGGCTCGCCCCGGTAAACGCACCTTCTTCATGTCCAAAAAGTTCACTTTGCAGAAGTTCAGAGGTAAATCTCCCGCAGTTGATAGCGACGAAAGGGCCGTTGCGGCGCGGACTGCTTTTATGAATGTATTGTGCCACCCCTTCCTTTCCGACACCGGTTTCGCCCGTAACGAAAAACGAAAGGTCTGATGCGACGACCCGCTGAACCGTGTGATAGATGTCTTGCATCGGTTCTGATGGCAGTTCGATAAATGTTGGCGGAATGTTCATGATGTGCTTCCTCACCCCTATCGCAAAATCTGACCTAAGTAGATGATAGCACACCTTATTTTTTTTCACAAGAAAAAACGCGTGATAGATGCACAATATCCTCAGTGACGCAATTTTTGCGGGTTGACATACAATTTTTGCGGGTTGACATGCAATTTTTGCGGGTCGTAAACAGAACACGGATTCCGAAGGCATTAACTTTTTTGAGGAAACAAACTTTTAAATTGGAAGTCAAGGCTTCTGCTTGGAAACGGATAAACCGTGTGGATATAGGGGTTTCAGGGACGTTCTATTGTGAAATATCTTTAGAATCTCAGCGATTTTGGCGCAGAAACTGCTATTTTTCAGCCTATTGGCACGAAACTTGCTTAAAGAGGTGTAGTCAATTCGTATTTGGAGGTGAAATATGTTCCGTGACGTTCTTTTAGACCGAATGATCTTTGCAGGTGTAACTTTCTTTGTGCTAGTCATAGGGGCGCAGCTGTATCGCTGGCACAGCTGCTCCACAACCGCAGTGACACTGGCAGCACCAGACGCAGTAGCACAGCAGGTGGCTCTAAAGAAAGAGCCGCACCCTACACAGGAGACGAGCAACTCAGCGGAACTGGAGGTATCCAAAACAGCGCAAACACACCTATCTAAGCAGGAGGCGCAAACGCTGCCTGAAGCAGCAAAGGCGTTCCTTTATCGCGAGATTTCCAAGGATCTTGAGACAATGGAAGTGTTTTTAGACAACAAAAGCAGCATCTGCCGAAAATGTCTATGTGTCGTCAGGCCAGTTGGGTCGGTATCCTCGCAAAGGAGCCCGCGGGGATCCAAATCCGAATCTTTGGGTTTACACAGTGGCAGACTATGAGATGATTTCGATTAAAGGAGAAAATCGATGACAACTTTACTTCAGATGAAAGGCGGCGTTCCGATCGTGGAACCCACTGGAAATATCTTAGGAACCGCAGCGTCAGACTTACAAGCAGAACTCATTTCACGGGTGAACGCGACGGACACGGCGTGTGTCCTGATTAATTTCGCTCACGTTCACAAAATCGACAGCTCTGGTCTCGGTGCGTTAGTCAGTGGTTACATTGAAGCGAGGCGGAAGCACGGACGTATCGGTATCATTAATATTGGCGGGAACATCAGAAATCTAGTCGTCCGGAGTCGGCTGATTCGTCTGTTTGAGCATTTTGAGAATGAAGATGCGGCAGTCGCCTCGCTCTCAACTGATACGTGGTATTGAGGGTGAGTGGTATTTTCCTGTGCCCACAGAGTCATTCAGTTTTCGGAATTTGAGTTGATTTTCGGAGAAGCGTATTTGGGAATCCGAATTCCTGCCTGCCAGAGAATTGAATGGCTCTGCCTGCTCACATTTTTTTTCTTGATTTTTCTGCGTAAGTATGGTATCCTCTTGACAACTACTTACATAGAGGCAGATCATTGGATGGCACAAATTAAAACAGACCTTTACCTCGGAGATTGCTTAGCGGTCCTCTCCGATTTTGATGAAGATTCATTCGACCTGATTATGACTTCTCCACCGTATGCGGATCGCCGATCCAAAACATACGGCGGAATCCGTCCCAATGAATATGTCAGTTGGTTTTTGCCGCGTGCTGAAGAACTTTTGAGAGTCCTTAAGCCATCTGGCACATTCATCCTGAATATCAAAGAGCAGGCTGTTAACGGGGAACGGCATACGTATGTGATCGAGTTGATACTTGAGATGAGAAAGCAGGGGTGGTTGTGGACAGAAGAATTTGTCTGGCACAAGAAAAACTGCTATCCGGGCAAGTGGCCGAACCGCTTCCGGGACGCTTGGGAAAGATGTTTACAGTTTAATAAAAGCAAGAAGTTCAATATGTACCAAGAGGAAGTTATGGTACCAATGGGAGATTGGGCGGAGAAAAGGCTAAAGAATCTCAGCGAAACAGATCAAAATCGGGATACATCAAAAGTGGGGAGTGGATTTGGAAAGAACGTTTCCAATTGGTTAGATCGAAAAATGGCATACCCAACGAACGTTTTACACCTGGCGACAGAGACAGGAAATCGAAAACACAGTGCAGTTTTCCCGAAGGCACTACCTGAATGGTTTATCAAGTTGTTTACGAAAGAAAACGACTGGGTGCTTGATCCATTTGCAGGGGCGGGTACGACGTGTCAGGTCGCTCAAACGTTGCTTCGGAATTCCGCTGGCATTGAAATTTTACCGCAGTATTATCAATTAGCGAAAGAGAATATCAACTCACCACAATGTCTTTTATTTGAAGAGACTCAATATGAAACCCATTACACAACAAGAAATCGCTGATTATGTTGAGGCAAACATTCAAGTCTTCCACCAGAAGAGGTTAGATAGTCTCCAAAGATTAAAGATGTTGGATGTGGTTAAGCGTAAAAATCCCTATCTATTCAAAGCGAAGGAGATTAACACAGCCCCAGAATTTATAAGGACTATTTTAGACGCTTTTTTGTCTTCACAAGAAGAAGGTATCTTTGGAGGGTTTCTGGAGGAACTTGCGATTTTTATCTGCACCCAGGTCTATGGTGGTCAAAAGTCTTCAGCTGAAGGAATCGATTTGGAGTTTGAAAAAGATAATATAAGATACATTGTATCAATCAAATCTGGCCCAAATTGGGGCAATAGCAGTCAAGTCGCAAAACTGCGGGATAACTTCAGGAAAGCCAAGCGAATTCTTAGAACAAATACATCATCAACAAATGTTGTCGCTGTCAATGGATGCTGCTATGGAAAAGATCGAAACCCAGATAAGGGTGACTATTTGAAGTTGTGCGGACAACAATTTTGGAAATTCATATCGGGTGATGACAACCTCTACACTGACATAATTGAACCGTTGGGGCATCAAGCAAAAGAAAAAAATGAGCAGTTTATGCAGGAATATGCTAAAGGCATCAATAGGTTTACCGCTGAATTCATGGGAAAATTTTGCGATGCTGAGGGGAACATGCTTTGGGCGGAAATTGTCAAATTTAATTCAGCAGACAACACTCCCTAAAAACAAATTCCAGATACATTAATATCAACGTACCCGTCTTTTTGCGGCTAAGAGTCGAGTCATCGAAGTTTCGGCAGGCTGTGAAGGTATTGTATCTTCTGTCGTATCTCCATTAGAGAAGATAGTCGCCTCTATCGGTGTTTGCATGACCTGGACATCTCCGGGACTTCTCACAGATTTCCCACGGAATCGGGCGAGAAACGCAGTGAGATATCTGTTCGTTATGCTGAAACGTCGGAAGATCATCTCTAACACAAACAAAATGGCGGCGGCAATCAGTAGCACTCGGGCAAGTGAGATTTGCCTTTCGATGGGTGTTCCAGCAGGTGCCACTATTTGGGCTGGTGTTGGTTCGTAAATACCAGTCGTGCCTGCAGCGAGCATCTTTAGCGAGGCGGTATCGACCTGAAACTCCGTGTATTCTGCTGGATAAAGGAGCGACAGGGTTTCAACACTTCTACGCCCATCGCTCTCACGCTCAGCCGTGATGATATAGGATCCACTGTCTTGCGTCTGAAATGTGCCACTGTAACGTGTCGGCGTGACCTGTTGAATGCTAACGACCTGGCTTGTGCGATCGGGACCTACAACGTGGACCTTGTAAGCGACTTCTGACGGGGTTCGCGTATCGATGTTCACCTCCGCCACGCCGTGATGCATAGATACCCTGAGATCGAAGTCGGAGCCTGCACCTGCTACGGGGAGCGTCCAATTGACAACCTGTCCCCAAAATTTCCCGAAGTTGTGCCACGGAATCCACGCTTTCGCCCATGCGGGTTTCACGTCGGATGTCCACGCGATTGCCTTCCCTAAGCCGAAATTCCAACCTGCAAGGATCGGTTCATCTTTATGCGAATAGATGAACACCTGGGCAGTCTCTTTTTCACTCGTGGCAACATAACCATGAAGTGGTGGTGGCGTGCGGATACCTGACACAATTGATTCAGTTGTCGTAGCAATAACGGGTTGAAAAGGTTCTTGAACGATATAACGCTGTGTTTCTTGGACGGCTTCCGTTAAAATCGCTGGCAATTGTTGAACGTTTTTCACAAAAACAGCACGCCCGCCCCCGTTCTCTGCGAACTGTGTGAGGAGTTCCTTGTTCGCGTCGCCTATAGCGATTGTTGTGATACCGATCTGTGCTTCAGCAATTTGTTCGGCTAAGTGAAGAAAAGCGGACGTATCATCATCCGATTTACCGTCAGATAAGAGAACGATGTACTTCCGTTTCGCGTCATTTGCTTCGAGCATCTCATAGGCTCGCTTCGTAGCCTCTTTCATCTTCGTGGTGCCGCCTGTGGGTCTAAGCCGACTCACGGTCTGGCGGAGCGCGCCGTGATCAGATGTAAGATTTGAGATAGTGTGAACGTCTACATTGAAACCGAGAATTCCCGCCTCATCTTCCTCATCAAGATTACGGATACCGGCACGAACCCCTTCAATTGCGAGTCCAATCTTCTGCCGCGTTTCGACGTAGTTTGCCATACTCCCTGATGTATCAAGCACGAAAACGATTGCGACAGCATCCTTGCGTTCACGCGGTGTCATCTCCACGGGGAGCGTGCGCTCCAACGCCGTATCGGTATATCCTCCGGGTCCATAAGCACGTTCACCGCCGATAACCACCAATCCGTGTCCGAGGTCTCGGACGTAATTTTCGATGTTCTGCAACTGTTCAGATGAGAGTGTCTCTGCAGAAACATTGCTCAGGATCAGGACATCGCTCCGCTGGAGTTCCACCAACTCCGCTGGTATCTCTGTTGGGGATATGGTCTCGACAACGAAGCCGTTCTCCTCAAGAACGGTTTCCAGTTCAGCGCGACGCCCAGAGTCCCTTTCCAACGGGTGGGAACCCCGGTTAGAAACCGCATCTACCTGGTCGGGGGAAACCGCAGTGTGTGCCAGATCCCCTTCTACATACAAGGCATGCAGTTTATCCTGAATTGTCACAATCGCGTGCCCCTGATTATTTTCGGGAATTTCATCGGTTACGTTCAGTTTCAGTGTGTACCTATAACTTCCGTCCTCCAAAAACTGTTCAGAGGTTAAAGGAAGGGCATGTGTGCCGTCTAGCAATGTCCATTCAAACACATCAATTGATCGGTCCTCGCGAGACAGGGTAGCGACTAATGTGGGGATACTACCATCCGTTTCAATCACTACATTAATCTCAAAACGTTGCCCTTTGCGCACCTGAGTCGGCACCTGTAATTGAACGACTCGGACCGCGTCGTTAACAGTGGTAAGCGGTATCGTTAATATCTCGGCACCGCTTGCCGAGAGCAACGGTAGATAGTCTTTGAGGGATGTTCCACCCGTGTTGTGGATTCCGTCGCTAAATAGGACGATCCGTTGATGGTAATTCTCTGGTAATAAGGCGATTGCACGCTTGAGTGCGGTAAGTACATCGGTACCATCTCGTCGGACCGTTTGTTCTGCGAGGGTTTCCAGGGACACTATCGGTACAATTTCCGTTGGTTGATCTTGTTTCTGACGGATTTCCAGTAGGACTGCGGCTTCCCTTGCAAAACTAATAATACCGAATGTGTCAGTCGGTTTCAATTGTGTAACAGTGGTGTCTATCTGTGTGCGCACCTGTTCGT
This genomic window from Candidatus Poribacteria bacterium contains:
- a CDS encoding sigma-54-dependent Fis family transcriptional regulator, whose product is MPSESVFCLRPAKIACQPAKIVCQPAKIASLRILCIYHAFFLVKKNKVCYHLLRSDFAIGVRKHIMNIPPTFIELPSEPMQDIYHTVQRVVASDLSFFVTGETGVGKEGVAQYIHKSSPRRNGPFVAINCGRFTSELLQSELFGHEEGAFTGASHQRTGAFERVNGGFLFLDEVTEMSAEAQRMMLRVLDTQTFTRIGGNEKLEADFQVIAATNRNIGEAVLKTEFRADLYYRLMDMTLHVPPLRERAEDISPLVDAFIHAFTPKRGKGVIGITSEALARLEQAAWPGNIRQLRSTVRTAIALATTDKLEIKDFPYNFFTVPVSEKSEAAPTPKAHTSIHPEFVQTLLSLWKTLPAEVQQTIIHELSTHLAELWRNFQTSHITTADENRELLNITDMNQHEILRAVAQKRIAECDSLNEAAHSLDIDIRTLQKHAHWVEQREAAKEI
- a CDS encoding site-specific DNA-methyltransferase — encoded protein: MAQIKTDLYLGDCLAVLSDFDEDSFDLIMTSPPYADRRSKTYGGIRPNEYVSWFLPRAEELLRVLKPSGTFILNIKEQAVNGERHTYVIELILEMRKQGWLWTEEFVWHKKNCYPGKWPNRFRDAWERCLQFNKSKKFNMYQEEVMVPMGDWAEKRLKNLSETDQNRDTSKVGSGFGKNVSNWLDRKMAYPTNVLHLATETGNRKHSAVFPKALPEWFIKLFTKENDWVLDPFAGAGTTCQVAQTLLRNSAGIEILPQYYQLAKENINSPQCLLFEETQYETHYTTRNR
- a CDS encoding cytosolic protein codes for the protein MKPITQQEIADYVEANIQVFHQKRLDSLQRLKMLDVVKRKNPYLFKAKEINTAPEFIRTILDAFLSSQEEGIFGGFLEELAIFICTQVYGGQKSSAEGIDLEFEKDNIRYIVSIKSGPNWGNSSQVAKLRDNFRKAKRILRTNTSSTNVVAVNGCCYGKDRNPDKGDYLKLCGQQFWKFISGDDNLYTDIIEPLGHQAKEKNEQFMQEYAKGINRFTAEFMGKFCDAEGNMLWAEIVKFNSADNTP
- a CDS encoding VWA domain-containing protein; the encoded protein is MSIIKKMFDFRTPLFLILLVAIPVLIFVQRGAHLSTVKWRKRVTFCLRGAALLCAILALANLHRTHQEQRLAVVFLIDTSESIQSAQYEQVRTQIDTTVTQLKPTDTFGIISFAREAAVLLEIRQKQDQPTEIVPIVSLETLAEQTVRRDGTDVLTALKRAIALLPENYHQRIVLFSDGIHNTGGTSLKDYLPLLSASGAEILTIPLTTVNDAVRVVQLQVPTQVRKGQRFEINVVIETDGSIPTLVATLSREDRSIDVFEWTLLDGTHALPLTSEQFLEDGSYRYTLKLNVTDEIPENNQGHAIVTIQDKLHALYVEGDLAHTAVSPDQVDAVSNRGSHPLERDSGRRAELETVLEENGFVVETISPTEIPAELVELQRSDVLILSNVSAETLSSEQLQNIENYVRDLGHGLVVIGGERAYGPGGYTDTALERTLPVEMTPRERKDAVAIVFVLDTSGSMANYVETRQKIGLAIEGVRAGIRNLDEEDEAGILGFNVDVHTISNLTSDHGALRQTVSRLRPTGGTTKMKEATKRAYEMLEANDAKRKYIVLLSDGKSDDDTSAFLHLAEQIAEAQIGITTIAIGDANKELLTQFAENGGGRAVFVKNVQQLPAILTEAVQETQRYIVQEPFQPVIATTTESIVSGIRTPPPLHGYVATSEKETAQVFIYSHKDEPILAGWNFGLGKAIAWTSDVKPAWAKAWIPWHNFGKFWGQVVNWTLPVAGAGSDFDLRVSMHHGVAEVNIDTRTPSEVAYKVHVVGPDRTSQVVSIQQVTPTRYSGTFQTQDSGSYIITAERESDGRRSVETLSLLYPAEYTEFQVDTASLKMLAAGTTGIYEPTPAQIVAPAGTPIERQISLARVLLIAAAILFVLEMIFRRFSITNRYLTAFLARFRGKSVRSPGDVQVMQTPIEATIFSNGDTTEDTIPSQPAETSMTRLLAAKRRVR
- a CDS encoding STAS domain-containing protein, with protein sequence MTTLLQMKGGVPIVEPTGNILGTAASDLQAELISRVNATDTACVLINFAHVHKIDSSGLGALVSGYIEARRKHGRIGIINIGGNIRNLVVRSRLIRLFEHFENEDAAVASLSTDTWY